One genomic window of Prochlorococcus sp. MIT 0603 includes the following:
- a CDS encoding ribosome assembly cofactor RimP, with the protein MQKKLVKDLEHLAANSAAKEGFEVVGLKLITQIKPMTIQVQIRHQDGGDVTLDDCSKMTGPISDSIERAQLVNSAYILEISSPGLNDILETDKEFETFKGFPIEVSTKNQSQSFVLKSGLLHTRSEEHLLINVKGKMNKIPRKDVIQVRLASPTG; encoded by the coding sequence TTGCAAAAGAAACTCGTCAAAGATCTAGAGCATTTAGCTGCCAATTCAGCTGCAAAAGAAGGATTTGAAGTTGTTGGGTTGAAGTTAATTACCCAAATAAAGCCTATGACAATTCAAGTTCAAATTCGTCATCAAGATGGTGGAGATGTAACTTTGGATGATTGTTCAAAGATGACTGGTCCAATTAGCGATTCTATTGAAAGGGCGCAATTAGTAAATTCAGCTTATATATTAGAAATCAGTAGCCCTGGTCTTAATGATATTCTAGAAACTGACAAGGAGTTTGAGACATTCAAGGGGTTCCCTATTGAAGTATCTACAAAAAATCAGTCACAATCTTTTGTTCTTAAAAGCGGTTTACTTCATACAAGATCAGAAGAACATCTACTAATAAATGTAAAAGGGAAAATGAACAAGATTCCAAGAAAAGATGTCATTCAAGTTCGACTAGCAAGTCCAACTGGATAG
- a CDS encoding trypsin-like peptidase domain-containing protein, with the protein MRFSGYFACFLAVVFFLSGVRPGYGMEKVGPKYSHSFVAEAVQNVAPAVVRIDTERTVEHEPFDPTLIDPLLRDLLGEPDLGPERERGQGSGVVIDKDGLVLTNAHVVEKVDDVKVTLSNGDKFDGLVIGKDLVTDLALVRIKDSSRFDVAPLGDSEDLAVGDWAIALGTPYGLERTVTLGIVSSLHRNINSLGFSDKRLDLIQTDAAINPGNSGGPLVNYIGEVIGINTLVRSGPGAGLGFAIPINLAKRISNELLVSGEVVHPYLGVQLVALDASIAQEHNSDPNSLVVLPERSGALVQSVVIDSPAEKAGLRRGDLIVSADEQDIFDPSVLLQKVESSQIGKPLSIKLLRNNREIKLSIQPEALPVIR; encoded by the coding sequence ATGAGATTTTCAGGATATTTTGCTTGTTTTTTGGCTGTGGTGTTTTTTCTGAGCGGTGTCAGACCTGGTTATGGAATGGAAAAAGTTGGCCCAAAATATAGCCATAGCTTTGTTGCTGAAGCTGTTCAGAACGTTGCTCCTGCGGTTGTTCGAATAGATACTGAAAGGACTGTTGAGCATGAACCTTTTGACCCTACTTTGATTGATCCATTATTAAGGGACTTGCTAGGTGAGCCTGATCTGGGCCCTGAGAGAGAAAGAGGACAGGGTTCAGGTGTGGTGATTGATAAGGATGGATTGGTGTTGACTAATGCCCATGTTGTTGAAAAGGTTGATGATGTAAAAGTGACACTTTCTAATGGAGATAAATTTGATGGTCTTGTGATTGGGAAAGACTTAGTGACTGATTTAGCACTTGTTCGTATAAAAGATTCTTCTAGATTTGATGTAGCTCCTTTAGGAGATTCAGAAGATCTTGCTGTAGGTGATTGGGCTATTGCTCTAGGAACCCCATATGGATTGGAGAGAACTGTGACTTTGGGAATAGTAAGTAGCTTACATAGAAATATTAATAGCCTTGGCTTTTCGGATAAAAGGTTGGATCTAATTCAGACTGATGCAGCAATCAATCCTGGAAATTCAGGGGGACCTTTAGTTAATTATATTGGCGAAGTAATAGGTATTAATACTTTAGTCCGTTCAGGCCCTGGGGCTGGATTGGGCTTTGCGATTCCTATTAATTTAGCCAAGAGAATTTCGAATGAATTGTTGGTTAGTGGAGAGGTTGTTCATCCGTATTTAGGGGTGCAGCTTGTTGCATTAGATGCAAGTATTGCTCAAGAACATAATAGTGATCCCAACTCTTTAGTTGTATTGCCAGAAAGATCTGGTGCATTAGTTCAATCTGTTGTAATAGATAGCCCAGCAGAAAAGGCTGGTTTAAGACGTGGAGATCTTATTGTTTCAGCCGATGAACAAGATATCTTTGATCCAAGTGTATTACTTCAAAAAGTTGAGAGTTCACAAATAGGAAAGCCTTTGTCTATAAAACTTTTAAGGAATAATCGAGAGATTAAACTTTCCATTCAGCCTGAAGCTTTGCCGGTTATAAGATAG
- the nusA gene encoding transcription termination factor NusA, with translation MALVLLPGLNNLIEDISEEKKLPAQVVETALREALLKGYERYRRTLYLGINENPFEEEYFSNFDIGLDLDQEGYRVLASKIIVEEVESEDHQIALSEVMQVAEDAQTGDTVVLDVTPEKEEFGRMAASTTKQVLSQKLRDQQRRMIQEEFADLEDPVLTARVIRFERQSVIMAVSSGLGRPEVEAELPKRDQLPNDNYRANATFKVFLKEVSEVPRRGPQLFVSRANAGLVVYLFENEVPEIQEGSVRIVAVAREANPPTRSVGPRTKVAVDSIEREVDPVGACIGARGSRIQQVVNELRGEKIDVIRWSTDPIQYICNSLSPARVEVVRLVDPEGQHAHVLVPPDQLSLAIGREGQNVRLAARLTGWKIDIKNSQEYDQTAEDAIVAELISQREEEEALQKEAEDRLAAEQAARAEEDARLRELYPLPEDEEEFEAEGDNEILETDEKDLVNNSKDTQNQQSYIEEDPNSDEARTR, from the coding sequence ATGGCATTAGTTCTTCTCCCCGGACTCAACAATTTAATCGAAGACATTAGTGAGGAGAAAAAACTCCCTGCTCAAGTCGTAGAGACTGCCCTTAGGGAAGCTTTGCTCAAAGGTTATGAAAGGTATAGAAGGACTCTTTACTTAGGAATAAATGAGAATCCTTTTGAAGAAGAATATTTCAGCAACTTTGATATTGGGTTAGACCTTGATCAAGAAGGTTATCGAGTACTGGCTAGCAAAATTATTGTAGAAGAAGTTGAAAGCGAAGATCATCAAATTGCTCTATCAGAAGTAATGCAAGTTGCTGAAGATGCTCAAACAGGAGACACAGTAGTACTAGACGTAACTCCTGAGAAAGAAGAGTTTGGGAGAATGGCAGCATCTACTACCAAACAAGTTCTTTCTCAAAAGCTGAGGGATCAGCAAAGAAGAATGATTCAGGAAGAATTCGCAGATCTTGAAGATCCAGTCCTAACTGCAAGGGTAATTCGTTTTGAAAGGCAATCTGTAATCATGGCTGTAAGTTCTGGATTAGGAAGGCCAGAAGTAGAAGCAGAGCTTCCCAAAAGGGACCAACTTCCTAATGACAACTATCGAGCGAATGCAACATTCAAAGTCTTTTTAAAAGAAGTTAGTGAGGTTCCAAGAAGAGGGCCTCAGCTTTTTGTGAGCAGAGCAAATGCAGGACTAGTAGTTTATTTATTTGAAAATGAAGTTCCAGAAATTCAAGAAGGATCTGTGAGGATCGTTGCCGTTGCTCGAGAAGCAAATCCTCCTACCAGATCTGTTGGACCAAGAACAAAAGTAGCTGTTGATAGCATTGAAAGAGAAGTAGATCCAGTAGGGGCATGCATTGGAGCAAGAGGATCAAGAATTCAACAAGTGGTCAATGAACTTAGAGGTGAAAAGATTGATGTTATTCGTTGGTCCACTGACCCAATTCAATACATATGTAATTCATTGAGTCCTGCAAGAGTTGAAGTTGTAAGGCTAGTTGATCCAGAAGGTCAACATGCTCATGTTCTTGTGCCGCCAGATCAATTAAGTCTTGCAATTGGTCGTGAAGGGCAAAATGTGAGACTTGCAGCAAGATTAACCGGTTGGAAGATTGATATAAAAAACTCCCAGGAATATGACCAAACTGCTGAAGATGCAATCGTAGCTGAACTAATTTCTCAAAGGGAAGAAGAAGAAGCCCTTCAAAAAGAAGCTGAAGATCGCTTGGCCGCCGAGCAAGCTGCAAGAGCTGAAGAAGATGCCAGATTGAGAGAACTCTATCCACTTCCTGAAGACGAAGAAGAATTTGAAGCGGAAGGAGATAACGAAATTTTAGAAACAGATGAAAAGGATCTTGTTAACAATTCCAAAGACACTCAAAATCAACAATCCTATATTGAAGAAGACCCTAATTCAGATGAGGCTAGAACCCGGTGA
- a CDS encoding YlxR family protein → MTQNRVLRRCVACRQILDRKQLWRVIRDCQDGVVLDKGMGRSAYLCPNENCLKEAWQRKRLQKALRCQVNVSVIEVLQNRLNHCNDSITKAI, encoded by the coding sequence GTGACACAAAATCGCGTCCTGCGTCGCTGTGTTGCTTGTAGACAAATACTCGATCGCAAGCAGTTATGGAGAGTAATCAGGGATTGTCAGGATGGAGTAGTTCTCGACAAAGGAATGGGAAGATCAGCTTATCTATGTCCCAATGAGAACTGTCTCAAAGAAGCATGGCAGCGAAAACGTTTACAGAAAGCCCTGAGGTGTCAGGTCAATGTAAGTGTTATAGAGGTGCTGCAAAATAGGTTGAATCACTGCAATGATTCAATTACTAAGGCAATATAA
- the hisD gene encoding histidinol dehydrogenase has protein sequence MTQRKQILNCTKNLQEAQQYLEKIASRTCLDKQEKVLESVQEILQEVKDYGNKALLRLTEKFDGFRPDPLEVLAKHTEKAWNETPKELQEALKLAKKRIKEFHKEQIPKDILLTGSYGEKIGKRWTPVQKAGIYVPGGRACYPSTVLMNAIPALVAGVKDIVMVSPANPNGQLNKTVLAAAYIAGIKKIFRIGGAQAIGALAYGTETIPRVDVISGPGNIYVTLAKKSVYGQVGIDSLAGPSEVLIIADHSADISQVAADLLAQAEHDPLAASILLTTDSNLAEKIDLELENQLKGHPRSDICIKALKEWGLIVICEKLETCAILSNQFAPEHLELLIENPVEFSSQITNAGAIFLGPWSPEATGDYLAGPNHTLPTSGTARFSSALGVETFMKSSSIINFSKHALEKTSNAIIEIANSEGLYSHAESIKLRTSKISSND, from the coding sequence TTGACTCAAAGAAAGCAAATATTGAATTGCACCAAAAACTTGCAAGAAGCTCAACAATATTTGGAGAAAATAGCTTCCCGCACTTGTTTAGATAAACAAGAAAAGGTTCTTGAATCAGTCCAAGAGATTCTTCAAGAAGTCAAAGATTATGGTAACAAGGCTTTATTGAGACTTACAGAAAAGTTTGATGGTTTTAGACCAGACCCTTTAGAAGTATTGGCCAAGCATACTGAAAAAGCATGGAATGAAACTCCTAAAGAACTTCAAGAGGCTTTAAAGCTAGCTAAAAAGCGAATCAAAGAATTTCACAAAGAACAAATCCCAAAAGATATTCTCCTAACTGGTTCTTACGGAGAAAAAATAGGAAAACGTTGGACCCCCGTTCAGAAAGCAGGTATTTATGTCCCTGGAGGGAGGGCTTGCTACCCCAGTACAGTTCTTATGAATGCCATACCAGCGCTAGTCGCTGGGGTAAAAGACATTGTAATGGTTTCACCAGCTAATCCAAATGGTCAATTAAATAAAACCGTTCTTGCAGCAGCATATATTGCTGGAATAAAGAAGATATTTAGAATCGGTGGTGCACAAGCAATAGGAGCGCTTGCTTACGGAACAGAAACGATCCCACGAGTTGATGTCATTAGTGGTCCAGGAAATATCTATGTAACTCTTGCAAAGAAATCTGTTTATGGACAAGTAGGTATTGACTCACTTGCAGGGCCCAGTGAAGTGCTAATTATTGCCGATCATAGTGCTGACATTAGTCAAGTGGCAGCTGATCTACTAGCCCAAGCAGAGCATGATCCTTTAGCAGCTTCTATCTTATTGACAACAGATTCAAACCTTGCAGAAAAAATTGACTTGGAACTTGAAAATCAATTAAAGGGTCACCCTCGTTCAGATATTTGCATTAAAGCTCTTAAAGAGTGGGGACTAATAGTGATTTGCGAAAAACTTGAAACATGCGCAATATTAAGCAATCAATTCGCACCAGAACATCTTGAATTGTTAATTGAAAACCCAGTTGAATTTTCTTCTCAGATTACAAATGCTGGCGCTATATTTTTAGGCCCATGGAGTCCAGAAGCTACAGGAGATTACCTTGCTGGTCCAAATCACACATTACCGACTTCTGGAACTGCAAGATTCAGTAGTGCACTGGGAGTAGAAACTTTTATGAAAAGTTCATCCATAATTAATTTTTCAAAACATGCTTTAGAAAAAACTAGCAATGCAATTATTGAAATAGCCAATAGCGAAGGTTTATATAGTCATGCAGAGTCTATAAAGCTAAGAACATCTAAGATTTCTTCAAACGATTAA
- the rpiA gene encoding ribose-5-phosphate isomerase RpiA, with protein sequence MTDLQTKMKIAVANAAVEQIKDGMIVGLGSGSTAALMIESLGQKLKEGTLKDITGVTTSFQGEVLATQLDIPLQAFSAISNIDLAIDGADEVDPSFQLIKGGGACHVQEKLVASLADRFVVVVDSSKIVQKLNLDFMLPVEVMPSAWQVVQKQLDNLGSTSELRMAHKKAGPVVTDQGNLVLDVSFDNGIEDPEKLEKQINNIAGVLENGLFVNLTNEVLIGEIIDGTTTVNRLKKS encoded by the coding sequence ATGACAGATCTACAGACAAAAATGAAAATTGCAGTAGCAAATGCGGCTGTTGAGCAAATAAAAGATGGCATGATAGTGGGTCTTGGATCAGGCTCTACAGCTGCTTTAATGATCGAATCCTTAGGCCAAAAATTGAAAGAGGGTACTTTAAAAGACATCACTGGAGTGACAACATCTTTTCAAGGTGAGGTTCTTGCTACACAGTTAGATATTCCTTTACAAGCTTTTTCTGCAATTAGCAATATAGATTTGGCTATTGATGGCGCTGATGAAGTAGACCCTTCTTTTCAGCTTATTAAGGGTGGTGGAGCTTGCCATGTTCAAGAAAAATTGGTTGCATCTCTAGCAGACCGATTTGTAGTTGTTGTTGATTCAAGCAAGATTGTTCAGAAGTTAAATTTAGATTTTATGCTTCCAGTTGAGGTAATGCCTTCTGCTTGGCAAGTGGTTCAAAAGCAATTAGATAATTTAGGATCTACTTCTGAACTGAGAATGGCGCACAAAAAAGCTGGACCAGTTGTAACTGATCAAGGGAATTTAGTTCTCGATGTGAGTTTTGATAATGGGATTGAGGATCCTGAAAAGTTAGAGAAGCAGATTAATAATATCGCTGGGGTTTTAGAAAATGGCTTATTTGTAAATCTTACTAATGAAGTTTTAATTGGAGAAATAATTGATGGAACTACTACTGTTAATCGTTTGAAGAAATCTTAG